Within Halonatronomonas betaini, the genomic segment TCATCCCAGTCTTTAACACGCTGATATGCTTCTTCCGCTTCTGTTATTTCCTCGTCTTCCATAACAGTCATTAAGACAGTTCCAGTATATTCCCAGTATAAATCAATTTCACCACTTTCCATTGCATTTCTTAAGACGGGAGTTTCACCTAAACCGGTTCTATCATCAACTGGATAACCATGGCTTTCTAAAAGTTCAACCAGAAGGTTGCCTAAGATAAGTTGTTCTGTCCAGGCTTTTGAGCCAATTCCAATCGTTGGTCCATCTCTCTCATCCTCATAATCTCCTAATAACTCATTTTCCTCTAAAAATTCTCTTGCAACATCAACTGGTTCTCTTTCTTCAATATCTACTTCCTGATTTAATTGAGGTAATTTTTCTTCGTCAAGTAGAGGGGGCAATTGATTAATTATTTCTTCTAATTCTGGATATTCTTCTAAAATTTCATTATTTATGGTTGGAGCTGGATTATATACCGGGAAGAAATTTTTATCATCTTCTAAAATTACAAGGTCAAATGCAGGAATTCTTCCATCAGTAGCAAAACCCATTGCAACATCAACTTCTTCTTCATCTAAGGAAGAATAGCTTAAACCAACTTCCATTGTTTGAATATTATCATCACCAAATTCAAAACCGTACTCTTCTTCTAGAGCATGAATTCCGTCATCCCTCTCTAAAAACTCAATGGAAGCAGCAAGTTCTAACATGTCTTCCTGACCATTTCCGCAACCGGTAAAGATTATTGCAAAAGAAATTATCAAAATTGTTAGGATGGTAATTTTTTTACTGATATTAATCATTTAACTCCCTCCTTAGTTATTAATTATTGAAATTGAACAGTTAATTTTGTCTTAATATACTTTAATGCTTGATCTAGAGATATTGCAATTATAGCAGATAGCAAAGAACCTACAAGAATTCTAGCTGGTTCAAACATTGAGATGCCAGCAAAAATCATTCTTCCTAAACCACCAGCCCCTATTAAATCAGCAAGGATGGCAGTTCCAACAGTTACAACTGTTGCGGTTTGAATTCCAGCAATTATAACTGGAAGGGCTAAGGGCAGTTCTATCTTTAAAAGTACTTTACCAGCCGGCATGCCCATCCCTTTTGCTGCTTCTATGATATCCTGATCCAGATTTCCTAAACCAGCTAATGTATTTCTAATAATTGGGAGTAATGCATAGATTGTTAGGGCTACTACTGCAGATGTAAAACCGATACCTAGAATTGGCATGAAAATAGCTATTACAGCCAGGCTAGGTACTCCCTGAGCGATATTAAAGAAACTTATTATAGTTGGCAAATAGGGCTTAAATTTTTCTCTTGAGAGCAAAATACCAAGAGGAAGAGCTATAAGGACTGCTAATCCCACTGATAAAAATACGAGTTGCAAATGTTCTACTACTAATGAAGGGGCATTATTAATAAGTGTATCTATTATCTCCTGAAGAGTCATATTATCTCCCTTCCTGATTTTCATTGAAAAGTAAGCCAGGTGAGACGATTTTCTTTTTTAGATAGCCTATTAATAAATCTACTCCGATTGCAATTATTGAAACCATTATTGCACCTGTGATTACCATATCGTTTCTAGTTCGGCTAATACCCTGTTGGATTAATTGACCTAAATTTTGCTCGCCGATAAAGACTGCAAGTGTCGCTATTCCAACCATCATTACCAGGGCAACTCGAACTCCTGCAAATATAACAGGTAAGGCAAGGGGTAATTGTATCTCTTTAAGTATCTGTTTTTCTGACATCCCCATTCCCTTTGCAGCTTCTATAATAGATGGATCGACTTCATTTAATGCAGTGTATACATTTCTTACTATAGGGATCATTGAATATAATATTAGGCCAAAAACTGCACTTCTAGTTCTTAGTCCAAAGAAAGGAATAGTTACTAGAATACCATATAGAGCAACACTTGGTATAGACATAAAGAGACTACCTATACTCAGGATTGTATTTGCTGTTTTGTCTTTATTTCTGATTGCAACTCCAACACTAACCCAGATTATTAAAGCCAGGATGATAGCTATGCCAATTAATATGAGGTGTTGAATAGTTAAATCTGCAATATGACTTGAATTATCGATAAAATATTCAATGGTATCCATTTATACCACCTCTGGTTCTTCCAGTTCAGCTTCAGCCTGATAGCTATCTGCGATTCTATCCTGGATATCTTCAAGTCTAACTATTCCTATTAAATTATTTTCATCTGATGTTACTGGCAGGATAGATTGATTATTCTGGATTAGCCTGGTTAGAGCGTCAATTAAGCTTGCATCAGAACTGATAACCTGACTGAATTTTATATTGTCTTTCCAGTTCTTATCTTTGTTGTTATTTTTGATTCTTTCTTTATTGACATAACCAACCAGTTTTTCTTCTTTATCTATAATTAGAATATAACTCTGTCTTGATACATTAATTTTTTCTAGAACTTCTTCAGCTGAAGAATCAGTTGTTGCTGTAGGAATATTTTCTTTCATGATTTCATTCACTTTTAATAGATTTAAAACTTTCAAAGAGCGGTCTGGTCCTACAAAATCTTCAACGAATTCATTTTTGGGGTTAAATAAGATGTTTTCTGGAGTATCATACTGGACTAGCTTTCCTTGATTGAGAATTGCGATTTTATCACCCATTTTGATAGCTTCATCGATATCATGGGTTACAAAACAGATTGTTTTTTGAATCTTTTTTTGAAGACTGAGAAATTCATTCTGGAGTTGAGTTCTTGTTATTGGGTCAACAGCAGCAAAAGGTTCGTCCATTAACATGATTGGTGGGTCAACAGCCATAGCTCTGGCTACACCGATTCGCTGTTTCTGGCCACCTGAGAGCTGGGCCGGGTAGTTGTCTTTAGTATTTTCAGGGTCAAGTCCTATCAGGTTTAGTAACTCATCTACTCTTTGATCTATTTTAGATTGTTCCCAATCTTTAAGTTTTGGTACAGTTGCAATATTTTCTGCAACTGTCATGTGGGGGAAAAGCCCAATATCCTGGATTACATAACCAATATCCTGTCTTAATTCATTTGGGTTTTGCTTAATAGCATCTTTTCCATTAATAAATATTTTCCCTGAGCTTGGTTCAATTAGGCGATTTATCATCTTTAATGTAGTTGTCTTGCCACAGCCAGATGGTCCTACTAAAACACAGATTTCCCCTTTTTCAACTTTGAGTGAGAGATTGTCTACCGCTGGAGTTTTTTCTCCAGGATAGGTTTTACTGATATTTTTTAATTCAATCATTGCATCCCACCTCCATTAATTACCAGCATAAAATTATAACATAAAATTCTGTCAACTTCAAATTACTGGTTGTTTCTTTGTATTGATGGTGAAAATATGGTAGGATAAAAGATGAAAGTTAATTATTTTACTTAACTATAAAGGGGTTGATTTATATGAAAGCTGAAAGGAAAAACAGTATTACTAGAGGTATGATCTGGATGCTAATTATATCAACATTATTGTTCTGGTTACCAGTTGCAGGTCCATTATTAGCTGGAATCGTTGGAGGCAAGAAAGCTGGCGGTGTTGGTTCAGCAATTATGGCAGCTTTTTTACCTGCATTCTTACTAGGTGTTTTCCTGTTTTTGGTATCTTCTTTATTAACCGGGATCCCATTATTTGGTGTTTTAGCCGGGGCTGGAGGTGCGGCTGCTGGTTTAACTCAGGCAGGACCGATACTTGTAGGTGCTATTGTTGGCGGACTTCTGGCTGATTGATCTATGTTAATAAAAGTTGAGGACTTAAAGAAGTCGTTTGGTAAAAGGACTGCTCTCAAGGGAATATCTTTTGAGTTGGAAGCAGGGCAAATTTATGGTTTATTAGGTCCCAATGGGGCTGGTAAGACAACTACAATAAAAATATTAACAGGGCAATTAAGGGCAGATTCTGGTCAGGCTTTATTGTTTGGCGAAAAGGTCTTTGGGAGACAGGAAGAAGTATTAAGTAATGTTGGGATTGTTCCTGAAGATGCTAATCTTTATGAACGCTTAACTATCGAGCAGAATTTAAATTTTTTTAAGAGGTTATACCAATGTTCTGGTGAGTTAATTGATTTTTATTTGGAGAAAGTCAGTTTACTCGGTGAGAAGAAGACTAAGGTTAAGGATTTGTCTAAAGGGATGAAGCAGAAAGTTTTACTGGTCAGGGCTCTAATTCATCGGCCAGAAATATTGATTTTAGATGAACCAACTTCTGGATTGGACCCGGCATCTGCTGATTCGTTACACAATATACTTCTTGAGCTGAAAGAGGAAGGGATTACTATTCTTTTAACCTCTCATAATATGGAGGAAGTTGATAAGCTCTGTGATAGAGTTGGGTTCTTGAATCAGGGTGAATTAGTTGCATCAGGCAGGCCCTTTGATTTAAAGCTGAATTATAGTGAAAATAGGGTTAGGGTTTTATATTACTATCAAAAGTCGAGTGAACAGAATTTGATTGAAAAGACCATGCAATTAGATGATCCTGAGGCAGGAGAGTTTATTGCTGATTTAATTAAAAGTGGAAGAATGAAATCAATCCATTCTCTGGAACCGACACTTGCTGATATATTTGTTAAACTGACCGGGAGGAATCTTGAAGATGATGGCTCTTAATAGGATTCTGGCGATTTTAATTAAAGAGGCTCAGGATATAAGATCGAATTCAAACCTTTTAGTTATGTATCTGATGCCGATTTTATTTACTTATATCTGGGAGAATCTTATTCCTGAAATGCCTGATGGTTTTGGGGCAGCCTTTGGATTAATATTTTTAGTTGTGATGGTTGGGATGTATGTTCCATCTATGATGATAGCAGAGGAAAAAGAGAAAAATACTATGGAAGTATTAATGCTTTCTCCAGCCAGACCTGTAGAAATATTTATTGGTAAAGGACTATTAACCTTTGTTTCTATCATATTAATTTCACTGGTTTTAAGTATAATGGTTGGGTTAAGTATTAATATTCAGCTGATTATTGTTTTTGCTACAGCGCTTACTTCATTATTTGCTATATTTGTTGGGATGATTGTAGGTTTAATATCGCCAAATCAGATGTCTACCGGTGTAGTTGGACTTCCGATATATTTATTATTATTGCTTATTCCTCAGCTTGCTGGAATGGGTATTACTGCAGTAGACTTTATAGCTAGATTTTTGCCAACATATTATTATTTGAATGTTTTAGAATTGACTTTGATTGAAAGAGTTGCAATTACAGATTTATATTTACAGTTTTCTATAATAGCTATTAGTGCAGCTTTGATTTTTGCATTGCTGTTATTGGTTTATCGAAGGAAGGGTTTGTTGGACTAGAATTGTTAAATTCTATATTTAAATTCTGCTCGAAAACAGGTATAATGTTATTGAGGTGAAAATAAATGTTTAAAAGAATATATATACCTGTTTTGGTAATGCTGGTTTTAATTGCTCCTTTTCTAATCGGCCACAGGGTTGATGCCACTTCTTCATATGAACAGGCTGTTGCTGAAGAAAATCTGGAGCGGTTACATGAAGAGTATGATCTAAGAAAAATGGAAGATGGAGATTTTGAATGGTATGTGCTGGATAATCTTGCAAGACAGGCCAGGGCAGATGGTGTTGATTTAGAATTTAGTCTCCACTATGCAGATAGCGAGGAAGTAAATGGGCTCTACATTGGCGATGGCAATATAGTTATCTTTGCAGGTCTGGCAGATCTTTTAGATGAAGAAGAACTGGCGGCCCTGATAGCCCATGAGATGGGTCATGGTGTTCATGAACATTTAGAGGAGAATTTAAGGAATAATTTAGGTTTATTTGCCGGGAGGTTCTTATTAGATAGGCTTTTTGGTGAAGAAGCTGCTTCGTCTGAGTTTTACCAACGTTTCGTAGGTCTGGCTATGAATCTTATGGATAGAGGTTTTTCTAGAGAGCAGGAGAGAGAAGCTGATATTTA encodes:
- a CDS encoding ABC transporter ATP-binding protein yields the protein MLIKVEDLKKSFGKRTALKGISFELEAGQIYGLLGPNGAGKTTTIKILTGQLRADSGQALLFGEKVFGRQEEVLSNVGIVPEDANLYERLTIEQNLNFFKRLYQCSGELIDFYLEKVSLLGEKKTKVKDLSKGMKQKVLLVRALIHRPEILILDEPTSGLDPASADSLHNILLELKEEGITILLTSHNMEEVDKLCDRVGFLNQGELVASGRPFDLKLNYSENRVRVLYYYQKSSEQNLIEKTMQLDDPEAGEFIADLIKSGRMKSIHSLEPTLADIFVKLTGRNLEDDGS
- a CDS encoding ABC transporter permease is translated as MDTIEYFIDNSSHIADLTIQHLILIGIAIILALIIWVSVGVAIRNKDKTANTILSIGSLFMSIPSVALYGILVTIPFFGLRTRSAVFGLILYSMIPIVRNVYTALNEVDPSIIEAAKGMGMSEKQILKEIQLPLALPVIFAGVRVALVMMVGIATLAVFIGEQNLGQLIQQGISRTRNDMVITGAIMVSIIAIGVDLLIGYLKKKIVSPGLLFNENQEGR
- a CDS encoding ABC transporter permease, with protein sequence MTLQEIIDTLINNAPSLVVEHLQLVFLSVGLAVLIALPLGILLSREKFKPYLPTIISFFNIAQGVPSLAVIAIFMPILGIGFTSAVVALTIYALLPIIRNTLAGLGNLDQDIIEAAKGMGMPAGKVLLKIELPLALPVIIAGIQTATVVTVGTAILADLIGAGGLGRMIFAGISMFEPARILVGSLLSAIIAISLDQALKYIKTKLTVQFQ
- a CDS encoding betaine/proline/choline family ABC transporter ATP-binding protein (Members of the family are the ATP-binding subunit of ABC transporters for substrates such as betaine, L-proline or other amino acids, choline, carnitine, etc. The substrate specificity is best determined from the substrate-binding subunit, rather than this subunit, as it interacts with the permease subunit and not with substrate directly.), which translates into the protein MIELKNISKTYPGEKTPAVDNLSLKVEKGEICVLVGPSGCGKTTTLKMINRLIEPSSGKIFINGKDAIKQNPNELRQDIGYVIQDIGLFPHMTVAENIATVPKLKDWEQSKIDQRVDELLNLIGLDPENTKDNYPAQLSGGQKQRIGVARAMAVDPPIMLMDEPFAAVDPITRTQLQNEFLSLQKKIQKTICFVTHDIDEAIKMGDKIAILNQGKLVQYDTPENILFNPKNEFVEDFVGPDRSLKVLNLLKVNEIMKENIPTATTDSSAEEVLEKINVSRQSYILIIDKEEKLVGYVNKERIKNNNKDKNWKDNIKFSQVISSDASLIDALTRLIQNNQSILPVTSDENNLIGIVRLEDIQDRIADSYQAEAELEEPEVV
- a CDS encoding glycine betaine ABC transporter substrate-binding protein, translated to MINISKKITILTILIISFAIIFTGCGNGQEDMLELAASIEFLERDDGIHALEEEYGFEFGDDNIQTMEVGLSYSSLDEEEVDVAMGFATDGRIPAFDLVILEDDKNFFPVYNPAPTINNEILEEYPELEEIINQLPPLLDEEKLPQLNQEVDIEEREPVDVAREFLEENELLGDYEDERDGPTIGIGSKAWTEQLILGNLLVELLESHGYPVDDRTGLGETPVLRNAMESGEIDLYWEYTGTVLMTVMEDEEITEAEEAYQRVKDWDEAENDIIWLDYASANNTWTLMMLEEKAEELGIESISDLADHINELRN
- a CDS encoding M48 family metallopeptidase; the protein is MFKRIYIPVLVMLVLIAPFLIGHRVDATSSYEQAVAEENLERLHEEYDLRKMEDGDFEWYVLDNLARQARADGVDLEFSLHYADSEEVNGLYIGDGNIVIFAGLADLLDEEELAALIAHEMGHGVHEHLEENLRNNLGLFAGRFLLDRLFGEEAASSEFYQRFVGLAMNLMDRGFSREQEREADIYAVELLHRTSEYSTDGMIRLLETLDDLRGRRDPQILELFNTHPYPENRLEYTRERIAELESGN
- a CDS encoding ABC transporter permease yields the protein MMALNRILAILIKEAQDIRSNSNLLVMYLMPILFTYIWENLIPEMPDGFGAAFGLIFLVVMVGMYVPSMMIAEEKEKNTMEVLMLSPARPVEIFIGKGLLTFVSIILISLVLSIMVGLSINIQLIIVFATALTSLFAIFVGMIVGLISPNQMSTGVVGLPIYLLLLLIPQLAGMGITAVDFIARFLPTYYYLNVLELTLIERVAITDLYLQFSIIAISAALIFALLLLVYRRKGLLD